In a genomic window of Bacteroidales bacterium:
- a CDS encoding T9SS type A sorting domain-containing protein, whose protein sequence is MNKVTVFFLMVFVLSRAGAQDYFISFTGTGAATSADSVQIENLTKGTSLMLSGGDLLHLVSTNGFSELNSSLNSDLLIFPNPMKGNCIIRFESAAEINTTFELYDLKGNRIINEQKWVSKGSHFYSLSGIGSGLYTLKIKSGIKTYTSKILSISETVGMAEFRLVGNIPEIDIQDSPLASGLMMRLKNDNSVIDMLYNTGDLLMLTGRSGHYRTVFMLVPSQSQAVEFNFIACTDADSNNYSVVEIGAQTWMAENLKVTHYRDGTPIPNVTSNSEWAVLSTAAYCWYNNDEANYKNSYGALYNWYAVADSHNICPTGWHMPRDYDWTILSTYLGANAGGKMKSTRTAPNDPQPRWEAPNTDATNESGFSGLPGGSRDDFIATFYLNGHYGNWWSKTEDSGNTLDAWSRNLYHEHGILSKDDNGKSYGFSVRCLRD, encoded by the coding sequence ATGAATAAAGTTACAGTATTCTTTTTAATGGTTTTTGTCTTATCAAGAGCCGGTGCCCAGGATTATTTTATAAGCTTTACAGGAACAGGAGCTGCCACTTCAGCTGATTCGGTGCAAATTGAAAATTTAACTAAAGGAACAAGCTTGATGCTCAGTGGAGGAGATCTGTTACATCTTGTTTCAACAAATGGATTTAGTGAATTAAATTCCTCCTTAAATTCTGACCTGCTCATCTTTCCAAATCCTATGAAAGGCAATTGTATAATCAGGTTTGAGTCAGCAGCTGAAATCAACACCACGTTTGAACTTTATGATCTAAAAGGAAATAGGATAATCAATGAACAGAAATGGGTTTCAAAAGGATCTCATTTTTATAGCCTGAGTGGAATTGGTAGCGGCTTGTATACGTTGAAAATTAAATCCGGAATAAAAACTTATACTTCGAAAATACTATCTATTAGCGAAACTGTCGGCATGGCTGAATTTCGCCTGGTGGGAAATATACCTGAAATTGACATTCAAGATTCGCCTTTAGCTTCAGGACTGATGATGAGGTTGAAAAATGATAACTCTGTCATTGACATGCTATATAATACTGGCGACTTATTGATGCTTACAGGTAGATCAGGGCATTACAGAACTGTCTTTATGCTTGTGCCGTCTCAAAGTCAAGCCGTAGAATTTAATTTCATAGCTTGTACTGATGCTGATAGCAATAACTATTCTGTAGTGGAAATTGGGGCACAAACATGGATGGCTGAAAACCTGAAAGTAACTCATTATAGGGATGGTACTCCAATTCCGAATGTTACAAGCAATTCCGAATGGGCAGTTCTTTCAACCGCAGCATACTGCTGGTACAATAATGATGAAGCTAATTATAAAAATTCATACGGAGCACTTTATAACTGGTATGCGGTAGCCGATAGCCATAATATTTGCCCAACAGGCTGGCATATGCCCAGGGATTATGATTGGACCATTCTCTCCACATACTTAGGGGCAAATGCCGGTGGTAAAATGAAAAGTACAAGAACAGCACCAAATGATCCGCAACCAAGGTGGGAAGCCCCTAACACAGACGCAACAAACGAAAGTGGCTTTTCAGGCCTTCCGGGAGGTTCCCGCGACGACTTCATTGCAACTTTCTATCTCAATGGGCACTATGGCAACTGGTGGAGTAAAACTGAGGATTCTGGCAATACGCTTGATGCCTGGAGCCGTAACCTGTACCATGAACATGGCATTCTAAGCAAGGACGACAACGGTAAGTCATATGGGTTTTCAGTTCGTTGTCTCAGGGATTAG
- a CDS encoding GNAT family N-acetyltransferase, whose amino-acid sequence MKIEKITENKKQFLDLLLLADEQENMIDKYLPGGDLFVLYDDDLKSVCVVVPINSETCELKNIATYEKYQGKGYGRALINFIFDFYKNDYKTMLVGTGETPAILSFYENCGFEKSNRVNNFFIDNYDHPIFEGNIQLVDMIYLKKDF is encoded by the coding sequence GTGAAAATAGAGAAAATTACCGAGAATAAGAAACAGTTCCTTGACTTATTGTTGTTGGCTGACGAGCAGGAAAATATGATTGACAAGTATTTACCAGGTGGTGACTTGTTTGTTTTATATGACGATGATTTGAAAAGTGTATGCGTTGTAGTGCCGATAAATAGCGAAACCTGCGAATTGAAAAACATAGCGACATACGAGAAATACCAAGGCAAAGGATACGGCAGAGCATTGATAAATTTCATTTTTGATTTCTACAAAAACGATTACAAAACAATGCTTGTCGGGACAGGTGAAACGCCGGCAATCTTGTCGTTTTATGAAAATTGTGGATTTGAAAAGTCAAATCGGGTAAATAATTTTTTTATAGACAATTACGACCACCCGATTTTCGAGGGCAACATACAACTTGTTGATATGATTTATCTTAAAAAGGATTTTTAG
- a CDS encoding T9SS type A sorting domain-containing protein, which produces MKKKSNAQAGMSKFWMVIMMIILLPASYLTAQNVLVTFRVNMSEAYPTNGVYIGSDWAGWSLEKFQQLTDANNDSVFELTIYLQAGNSYNYRYTRSKTNWNNFESLAGTLCGFGPNHEDRNIIVPQSNTVLDIVCFDDCLDCGSHQSTDLNLSVDMTGLTVSPNGVHVTGSFNNWITDSLQLTDADNDKIYEISVSVLPKLDYEYKFLNGNTLEDAEVVFGTCEFRSNRRISLGEESLTVPVVKFGSCNESGSPISDIKIACIGNSITEGGAGNYMNSWPIQLRDMLGNGYYTENLGVAGTTMSKAGDSPWWNEPQYDYTFSLNPDIVLIKLGTNDSKASNWKPANFMTDYIELIQELRALPSNPTIYMVTPAKAYSSAWGINDNTIVSQVIPYIHLIAFENAVNVIDMYNATSMMSSNFPDGIHPNAEGAKVIAQKAKQNLINAKPMITQVDITSDSTENPLYHWYYNDTPIDGSNFRSINVSESGKYKVSVKMSNVSSDIYVSDPFDVVLPQGTATVGLTVDYDVVNKVNNTYGLQNILIYPNPASSTIKIENASNTDVTMFNDLGTIVLTQRKINGDQTINLPGLKNGVYFIRLTKENSSVTQRIVVLKD; this is translated from the coding sequence ATGAAAAAGAAATCAAATGCCCAGGCTGGCATGAGCAAATTTTGGATGGTGATAATGATGATAATATTGCTGCCTGCATCCTATTTAACAGCACAAAATGTATTGGTTACTTTTAGGGTAAACATGTCTGAAGCGTATCCAACAAATGGTGTATATATTGGATCCGATTGGGCTGGTTGGAGCCTTGAAAAGTTTCAACAATTGACAGATGCAAATAATGACAGTGTCTTTGAATTAACGATATATCTTCAAGCAGGGAATTCATATAATTACAGGTATACAAGGAGTAAAACCAATTGGAATAATTTTGAATCACTGGCAGGAACTCTTTGTGGATTTGGTCCCAATCATGAAGATAGAAACATTATTGTTCCCCAATCTAATACAGTATTAGATATCGTTTGTTTTGATGATTGTCTGGATTGTGGTTCTCATCAAAGCACAGATCTGAACTTAAGTGTGGATATGACAGGTTTGACAGTCTCTCCCAATGGAGTGCATGTTACAGGTTCCTTTAACAACTGGATTACAGATTCTTTGCAGTTAACAGATGCGGATAACGATAAAATTTATGAAATTTCAGTCTCAGTTCTCCCTAAATTGGATTATGAGTATAAGTTTCTGAATGGAAATACATTAGAGGATGCCGAGGTGGTTTTTGGAACCTGTGAATTTCGGTCAAACAGAAGGATTAGCCTGGGTGAAGAATCATTAACAGTGCCGGTTGTTAAATTTGGAAGCTGCAATGAATCAGGCAGCCCGATTTCAGATATTAAAATTGCCTGCATTGGAAACAGCATTACTGAAGGAGGTGCAGGTAATTATATGAATAGTTGGCCAATTCAATTGAGGGATATGCTGGGGAATGGATATTATACTGAAAATTTGGGAGTAGCTGGTACAACAATGTCAAAAGCCGGGGATTCTCCATGGTGGAATGAGCCACAGTATGATTATACATTTAGTCTGAATCCGGATATTGTTCTTATAAAACTTGGGACCAATGATTCGAAAGCATCGAATTGGAAACCGGCAAATTTTATGACTGATTATATTGAATTGATTCAAGAACTGCGTGCACTGCCTTCAAATCCAACCATATATATGGTTACACCGGCTAAAGCATATTCTTCAGCATGGGGAATAAATGATAATACCATTGTTTCTCAGGTGATCCCTTATATCCACCTGATTGCTTTTGAAAATGCAGTGAATGTTATTGATATGTATAATGCTACTTCTATGATGTCTTCTAATTTTCCAGACGGTATCCATCCTAATGCAGAAGGTGCAAAAGTGATAGCTCAAAAAGCTAAACAAAATCTAATAAATGCAAAACCAATGATTACTCAAGTTGATATAACATCTGATTCAACAGAAAATCCTTTATATCATTGGTATTATAATGATACCCCAATTGATGGATCGAATTTTCGTTCAATCAATGTTTCTGAAAGTGGGAAGTATAAGGTTTCTGTAAAAATGTCAAATGTATCCAGTGATATTTATGTATCAGATCCATTTGATGTGGTATTGCCTCAGGGTACGGCTACTGTGGGACTTACGGTAGATTATGATGTTGTAAATAAGGTAAATAATACCTACGGATTGCAGAATATCTTGATATATCCTAACCCGGCTTCTTCAACAATAAAAATTGAAAATGCATCAAATACAGATGTTACAATGTTTAATGATTTGGGAACTATCGTTCTGACTCAAAGGAAGATCAATGGTGATCAGACCATTAACTTACCAGGTCTCAAAAATGGAGTCTACTTTATCAGGCTAACGAAAGAAAATTCTTCTGTAACACAGCGTATTGTTGTACTTAAAGACTGA
- a CDS encoding response regulator, translated as MVMLVPENYAYYAGMMLIFSAGYFFIKLRFFYATLAGWIILIFYNLGVIFYSHAPDIIVINTNFFFISSNIIGMFAAYNIEYYARHNFFLNYELDSEKQHIVDINKNLEKTIEERTNELLRAKEKAEESDRLKTAFLANMSHEIRTPMNGILGFSDLLKKPGLTGNQQQMYIDIIEKSGARMLNIINDIVDISKIEAGLMKIDLVETDLNDQMEYTYSFFKPELEAKGIRFIFTNYLPVSDTLIYTDREKTYAILTNLVKNAIKYTEEGTIEFGCFRKGGFIEFYVKDTGIGIPKDRQEAIFERFIQADIADKMARQGAGLGLSISKAYVEMLGGKIWVESEEGKGTAFYFTIPFKGRENTNVEKEASNRRIEKRSSGEVPGLKILIVEDDEASEILLRIELDEIGKQILKAGTGTEAIAMCRNNPDLDLILMDIQMPGLNGYEATRRIRQFNKRVVIIAQTAFGLSGDQEKAIDAGCNDYITKPINKGDLHSLIKKYFND; from the coding sequence ATGGTTATGCTTGTACCAGAAAACTATGCCTATTATGCAGGGATGATGCTGATATTTTCAGCAGGCTATTTTTTTATCAAATTACGTTTCTTTTATGCTACTCTTGCAGGTTGGATTATTCTGATTTTTTATAACCTGGGAGTGATATTTTATTCACATGCGCCTGATATAATTGTTATTAACACTAATTTCTTCTTCATCAGTTCCAATATTATCGGAATGTTTGCTGCTTATAACATAGAGTATTATGCCCGTCATAATTTCTTTCTGAATTATGAACTCGACAGCGAAAAACAACATATCGTGGATATCAATAAGAACCTGGAGAAAACCATAGAAGAACGAACCAATGAATTGCTAAGGGCCAAAGAAAAAGCAGAAGAAAGTGATCGGCTTAAAACAGCTTTCCTGGCTAATATGAGTCACGAAATCCGCACTCCAATGAATGGCATACTGGGGTTTTCTGATTTACTCAAAAAACCAGGTCTTACAGGTAATCAGCAACAAATGTATATCGATATCATTGAAAAAAGCGGAGCACGTATGCTCAATATTATTAATGATATTGTCGATATTTCAAAGATAGAAGCGGGATTAATGAAGATTGACCTTGTGGAAACTGATCTCAATGATCAGATGGAATACACCTATTCATTCTTCAAGCCAGAACTGGAAGCCAAAGGAATCAGGTTCATTTTCACAAATTATCTGCCTGTTAGTGATACCCTCATTTATACTGATCGTGAGAAAACATACGCCATTCTAACCAATTTGGTAAAAAATGCTATTAAATACACCGAAGAAGGAACCATAGAATTCGGGTGTTTCAGAAAAGGAGGTTTTATAGAATTTTATGTGAAAGACACCGGGATCGGAATTCCAAAAGACAGGCAGGAAGCCATCTTTGAACGCTTTATTCAGGCTGATATAGCTGATAAAATGGCAAGACAGGGAGCAGGATTGGGTTTATCGATTTCGAAGGCTTATGTTGAAATGCTTGGTGGAAAAATCTGGGTTGAAAGTGAAGAAGGCAAAGGCACTGCCTTTTACTTTACAATACCATTTAAAGGCCGGGAGAACACAAATGTTGAAAAGGAAGCATCTAACCGCAGGATTGAAAAAAGAAGCAGTGGCGAAGTTCCCGGGTTGAAAATATTGATTGTGGAAGATGATGAAGCTTCTGAAATTTTATTAAGAATTGAACTGGATGAAATTGGGAAACAAATACTAAAAGCAGGTACAGGTACCGAAGCCATTGCGATGTGCCGCAATAACCCTGACCTTGATCTAATACTCATGGATATTCAAATGCCCGGATTGAACGGCTACGAAGCAACCCGCCGAATCCGGCAATTTAACAAGAGGGTTGTCATTATTGCACAGACAGCCTTTGGATTATCCGGCGACCAGGAAAAAGCAATCGATGCAGGCTGTAATGATTATATCACTAAACCTATCAATAAAGGCGATCTGCATTCATTAATAAAAAAGTACTTTAATGATTAA
- a CDS encoding GNAT family N-acetyltransferase — MTKIIKATFSEIASFRKEYFHSLAEFQELYLELMMKESAFYLLEEDGALCGYFIITKDNTMIEFFLREKYIPEIGTFFMLITNKFKISRVLCKSFDSLLLKCCLSYSISYKLVGNLFRDLIPASAYPMTGVGISFAEKSDYDYLLSQQDGLYESPEELETFIEGRNLLMYKMKDLLIGCGFLIRIHADWPYYDIGMWVHPEFRKQGIATQIISHLKEECIKNNWKPICGCASENLASQKTLEKNGFICKHHLVEFVIS, encoded by the coding sequence ATGACTAAAATAATAAAAGCTACTTTCTCAGAAATTGCATCCTTTCGAAAAGAATACTTTCACTCATTGGCAGAATTCCAGGAGTTATACCTGGAGTTAATGATGAAAGAATCAGCTTTTTATTTGCTTGAAGAAGACGGGGCCTTATGTGGATATTTTATCATAACAAAAGATAACACCATGATAGAATTCTTCCTTAGAGAAAAATATATTCCGGAAATCGGAACTTTTTTCATGCTTATTACCAATAAATTCAAGATTTCCAGGGTATTATGCAAGTCATTTGACTCTCTGCTGCTCAAATGCTGTTTATCATATTCCATTTCTTATAAATTGGTAGGAAATCTGTTCAGGGATCTCATACCAGCCTCTGCATATCCAATGACTGGAGTGGGCATTAGTTTTGCTGAAAAATCTGACTATGATTACCTTCTTAGTCAACAGGATGGGCTATATGAATCTCCAGAAGAACTGGAGACCTTTATTGAAGGCAGGAACCTGTTAATGTACAAAATGAAAGACCTATTAATTGGATGCGGATTTCTAATCAGGATCCATGCGGATTGGCCTTATTACGATATTGGGATGTGGGTCCATCCCGAATTCAGGAAACAGGGTATTGCCACTCAAATCATTTCACATTTAAAAGAAGAGTGTATTAAGAACAATTGGAAACCTATTTGCGGATGCGCCAGTGAAAATTTAGCCTCTCAAAAAACCCTGGAAAAAAATGGTTTCATCTGCAAACATCACCTGGTTGAATTTGTCATCTCCTGA